A DNA window from Vigna angularis cultivar LongXiaoDou No.4 chromosome 1, ASM1680809v1, whole genome shotgun sequence contains the following coding sequences:
- the LOC108342847 gene encoding autophagy-related protein 2 isoform X5 — MTGNKGGFSGSIKLSIPWKNGSLDICKVDAVAHVDPIVLRFQPSSIKWLLQAWETLKNLNKNGKGCTNHNVRGSAQLNSTLLRHSSTSVSISSASSEIITADGSLSVEYASLIQPETLAEDLLPAANVISDWVPLSTHTSHNKDGIQELDFGASVDQFFECFDGMRNSQSALGNSGMWNWTYSVFSAITAASSLASGSLHIPSEQQHMETNFSATFAGVSVVLSCCVDEQKKFSDTEIGHKDGLQIDYLGAECNDIVLALQVCPQGMTLDAKVSHIEVANFCNIGVDGKNQTALVQHLQAKVLDALPSSTCYNIDSHSLIGSVATDFPFGNNDCLLKVTLFRTSGVMNCKFSVQSSSSDGCLIGSTSFSLSLPPFSFWVIFSVINVLMNLLKEVEKSLGMHNKEKEILSEALDNKCGPSQSNMKEGSSPCVRSFSPTQCLHGDISISNARVILCFPFERDGDHNNSFPWEQFIALDFTSSSPLNNGCTPIYSQSSNASSKKRFPSVSAQSLQLSFCDLDIYLITSSNENGGIISYDVQNEKFSASCFFSIFHRRGRFSVFRVVLQGGKVTGPWIAKKARLFANSEQTRGKEDTGRKGHEFVSVSTVKDLEEWKAQTQQEMILSSSFLIHVHLSQLVINMNYSQYKGIHHLLHQTLNALTCVASKEANVEKESSVSQSSVFMECDSLEILIDRDTSESTKSSIKSELPGIWCQFRLKVQQFEVLSVTNTGGIKAASFFRLAHGEGKLWGFVTGLPDHEFLLITCSNSVVKRGDGGGSNTLSSKCAGSEVICLSDPEISVAVTSITVSCGTVIAVGGRLDWFNAISSFFCLPASNTEGIGDSSVSKEEHNNSHTTYFVLCLIDIALSYEPYLKNPAVHSELNSESSCSFIKEDMSEQCVSCLLAASSLTLSNSSSADTVENVFEIRVHDLGLLLHLNSELNSMSDIYSVEHLQKTGYVKVSQEAFMEAILKTNCTTSLLWELELSKSHVNLETCYDTTAGLIRLAAQLQQLFAPDVEESIVHLQNRWHNVQKAQQRNELKIENKNCRFDSMSAISEQCSPHTFSMDESRIAGWMDEICEDAFKVNNNNTPQSSPFESGIPLDGSLIEVGQMNLHKPEVLSHELTLTEPVSVRGPEGSDTSFLQEGCFPEIIESYCLSDLRPLSELSLGIHCDELSRHKLRNVEHKEIERGSGRWYGGTSLKVLENHIAEEIKQPGMKKAVDHQGMLSSDDSSTHGETCGRVILKEIDIRWRMYSGSDWLDSEKSGQHSGRDTSICLELALSGMKFQYDIYPVGGLHVSKMSVSVKDFYLYDRSHDAPWKLVLGYYQSKRHPRESFSKAFKLDLDAVRPDPLTPLEEYRLNVTILPLLLHLHQRQLDFFVDFFGRKNTLKGQFPNSSQDLEGSKSLPEKTKKDKDHVFHSVAPEALLPYFQKLDIWPILVRVDYSPTHVDLAALRNGKYVELVNLVPWKGIELNLKHVHASGVYGWASVCETTVGDWLEDISQNQIHKILRGLPTVRSLIAVGAGAAKLVSSPVESYKKERRVLKGVQRGTIAFLRSISLEAVGLGVHLAAGAHDILLQAEYILSSIPSPVPLPVKDKLKTDVRSNQPKDAQEGIQQAYESLSDGLGKSAAVLVQSPLKKFQRGSGAGPALAAAVRAVPAAAIAPASACASAVHCALLGFRNSLDPERKKESMEKYCPAQPWEED, encoded by the exons ATGACCGGGAACAAAGGTGGATTTAGTGGAAGTATAAAATTAAGTATTCCTTGGAAGAATGGCTCCTTGGACATTTGCAAGGTGGATGCCGTTGCTCATGTTGATCCCATAGTGTTAAGATTTCAGCCTAGCTCTATTAAATGGCTATTGCAAGCATGGGAAACTCTTAAGAATCTGAACAAGAATGGCAAAGGTTGCACAAATCACAATGTAAGAGGATCTGCCCAGTTAAATTCTACATTGTTACGGCATTCATCAACTTCAGTTTCTATTAGCAGTGCTTCCAGTGAGATTATAACTGCCGATGGCAGTTTGTCAGTTGAATATGCTTCTTTGATCCAACCTGAAACCCTTGCTGAAGATTTACTTCCTGCAGCTAATGTTATATCTGATTGGGTACCATTATCTACTCATACAAGTCACAATAAGGATGGTATTCAAGAACTCGATTTTGGGGCAAG TGTGGACCAGTTTTTTGAATGTTTTGATGGAATGAGAAATTCTCAATCAGCTTTAGGAAACAGTGGAATGTGGAATTGGACATATTCAGTTTTTAGTGCTATTACTGCTGCATCCAGCCTTGCTTCTGGATCTTTGCATATTCCATCTG AACAGCAACATATGGAAACCAATTTCAGCGCAACTTTTGCTGGAGTATCTGTTGTTTTGTCTTGCTGTGTTGATGAACAGAAAAAATTTTCTGACACTGAAATTGGTCACAAGGATGGGTTACAAATTGATTATCTTGGTGCAGAGTGCAATGACATCGTTTTGGCTTTGCAG GTATGCCCTCAAGGAATGACTCTAGATGCAAAGGTGAGTCATATAGAAGTTGCTAATTTTTGTAACATTGGAGTTGATGGTAAAAATCAAACTGCTTTGGTTCAACACCTACAAGCTAAGGTCCTCGATGCTCTCCCTTCTTCTACCTGTTACAATatagattcacattcattaatTGGGTCTGTTGCGACAGATTTTCCATTTGGAAACAATGATTGTTTGTTGAAAGTTACACTGTTTAGAACTTCTGGTGTCATGAATTGCAAATTCTCAGTGCAATCAAGTTCATCTGATGGTTGTCTCATAGGAAGCACATCATTCTCACTGAGCTTGCCCCCATTTAGTTTTTGGGTAATCTTTTCAGTAATTAATGTGCTCATGAATCTGCTAAAGGAAGTTGAGAAATCACTTGGGATGCATaacaaagaaaaggaaattcTATCTGAAGCCTTAGATAACAAGTGTGGACCATCTCAGAGTAATATGAAGGAAGGTTCTAGTCCCTGTGTGAGATCTTTCTCCCCAACACAGTGCTTGCACGGTGATATATCAATATCTAATGCAAGAGtgatattgtgttttcctttcGAAAGGGATGGAGATCATAACAATTCATTTCCCTGGGAACAGTTCATTGCTCTTGATTTTACTTCATCATCACCTTTGAACAATGGATGCACTCCAATTTATAGTCAAAGTTCAAATGCAAGTTCGAAGAAAAGATTTCCTTCAGTATCTGCTCAATCTCTTCAATTGAGTTTCTGTGATCTTGACATCTACTTGATCACATCAAGTAATGAAAATGGTGGAATCATCTCCTATGATGTGCAGAATGAGAAATTTTCTGCTAGCTgcttcttttctatttttcatagAAGAGGACGTTTCTCTGTTTTTCGTGTTGTTTTGCAAGGGGGTAAAGTTACTGGTCCTTGGATTGCTAAGAAAGCCAGATTATTTGCTAATTCAGAGCAAACTAGGGGCAAAGAGGACACTGGAAGAAAGGGGCACGAGTTTGTGTCTGTATCAACAGTGAAAGATCTGGAAGAATGGAAAGCTCAAACTCAACAAGAGATGATTTTAAGCTCATCCTTTCTCATACATGTCCATCTATCTCAACTTGTGATTAATATGAATTATTCTCAATATAAAGGCATACATCATCTTCTACATCAAACACTGAATGCATTGACATGTGTGGCTTCTAAGGAAGCCAATGTTGAAAAGGAATCTTCTGTGTCACAATCATCAGTATTTATGGAATGTGATTCTCTTGAAATTCTTATCGATAGGGATACATCTGAGAGTACCAAAAGTTCAATCAAGAGTGAACTTCCTGGAATTTGGTGTCAGTTCAGGCTGAAGGTTCAACAGTTTGAGGTGCTATCGGTCACCAATACTGGTGGCATTAAGGCTGCAAGTTTCTTCCGGTTAGCTCATGGTGAAGGCAAGTTGTGGGGGTTTGTCACTGGACTTCCGGATCACGAGTTTCTTCTGATTACTTGTAGCAACTCCGTTGTGAAAAGAGGTGATGGAGGAGGTTCTAATACATTATCTTCCAAATGTGCTGGTTCTGAAGTCATCTGTCTCTCTGATCCTGAGATTTCTGTCGCTGTAACATCCATTACGGTCAGCTGTGGTACGGTTATTGCTGTAGGTGGCCGTTTGGATTGGTTTAATGCAATTTCATCCTTTTTCTGTTTACCTGCTTCTAATACCGAAGGTATAGGAGATAGTAGTGTTTCAAAGGAGGAACATAATAACTCTCACAcaacttattttgttttgtgcTTGATTGATATTGCTTTGAGCTATGAGCCTTATCTGAAGAATCCTGCAGTTCATAGTGAACTGAATTCAGAGTCTAGCTGTTCATTTATCAAAGAAGATATGAGTGAACAATGTGTTTCCTGTTTGTTGGCTGCATCCAGCTTAACTctttcaaattcatcttcagCGGACACAGTTGAAAATGTTTTCGAAATTCGAGTGCATGACTTGGGGCTTCTACTTCATTTAAATTCGGAACTGAATTCTATGTCTGACATTTATAGTGTTGAACATCTTCAAAAAACTGGTTATGTTAAAGTTTCTCAGGAGGCTTTTATGGAggcaattttgaaaacaaactGTACTACCAGTCTTCTTTGGGAACTGGAATTATCTAAATCTCATGTTAATTTGGAAACTTGCTATGACACAACTGCTGGTCTGATTCGTTTGGCGGCCCAACTTCAGCAATTATTTGCTCCTGACGTGGAGGAATCTATCGTGCATTTGCAGAATAGGTGGCATAATGTTCAAAAGGCACAACAAAGGAAcgaattaaaaattgaaaataagaattGCAGATTTGACTCGATGTCTGCAATATCTGAACAATGCTCCCCTCATACATTTTCAATGGATGAATCAAGAATAGCTGGCTGGATGGATGAAATATGTGAAGATGCATTTAAAGTAAACAACAATAATACACCCCAATCTTCTCCTTTTGAATCAGGGATTCCACTTGACGGAAGCTTAATTGAAGTTGGTCAGATGAATTTGCATAAGCCCGAAGTTCTTTCTCATGAACTAACTTTGACTGAGCCAGTGAGTGTGCGTGGACCTGAAGGTAGTGATACTTCATTTCTGCAAGAGGGTTGTTTTCCAGAGATTATAGAAAGCTATTGTTTGTCTGACTTGCGCCCTCTCTCAGAGCTATCTTTAGGTATTCATTGTGATGAGCTTTCTAGACACAAACTGAGGAATGTGGAACATAAAGAGATTGAAAGAGGAAGTGGTAGATGGTATGGAGGCACCTCTCTGAAAGTATTAGAAAACCACATTGCAGAGGAAATCAAACAACCTGGAATGAAAAAGGCTGTAGATCATCAAGGCATGCTTTCATCTGATGATAGTTCAACACATGGTGAGACTTGTGGACGTGTAATTCTTAAGGAAATTGATATAAGATGGAGAATGTATAGTGGTTCTGACTGGCTTGACTCTGAGAAAAGTGGGCAGCATTCTGGGAGAGACACATCTATTTGCTTGGAACTTGCATTGTCTGGGATGAAATTTCAGTATGATATATATCCAGTTGGTGGACTACATGTATCTAAGATGTCTGTGTCTGTTAAAGATTTTTATCTGTATGACAGAAGCCATGATGCACCTTGGAAACTG GTATTAGGATATTATCAATCAAAACGTCATCCTAGGGAATCATTTTCGAAAGCATTTAAATTGGACTTGGATGCAGTTAGACCAGATCCTCTTACTCCCCTCGAGGAGTACAG GTTAAATGTTACTATTTTACCTCTGCTTTTACATCTCCATCAGCGCCAGCTTGATTTTTTTGTTGACTTCTTTGGGAGAAAAAACACATTGAAGGGTCAGTTTCCTAATAGTTCTCAAGATTTGGAGGGTTCAAAATCATTGCCTGAGAAGACTAAGAAAGATAAAGATCATGTATTTCATTCAGTTGCACCAGAGGCGCTGCTTCCCTACTTCCAG AAGCTAGATATATGGCCTATTCTTGTTCGGGTGGATTACAGTCCAACTCATGTAGATCTAGCAGCCTTAAGGAATGGAAAGTATGTAGAGCTTGTAAATCTTGTCCCTTGGAAG GGGATTGAGCTTAACCTGAAACATGTTCATGCCTCTGGGGTCTACGGTTGGGCCAGTGTTTGTGAAACTACTGTAGGGGATTGGTTGGAAGATATATCTCAGAATCAG ATTCATAAAATACTCCGGGGGCTTCCTACTGTACGATCATTGATTGCAGTTGGGGCTGGTGCTGCTAAGCTGGTTTCATCACCAGTAGAGAGCTACAAGAAGGAGCGGAGAGTGCTCAAGGGTGTGCAGAGAG GTACAATTGCATTTCTTCGAAGTATTTCCCTTGAAGCTGTTGGACTTGGAGTTCATCTGGCTGCGGGAGCCCACGACATTCTCCTCCAAGCGGAGTATATTCTTTCAAGCATACCTTCTCCAGTTCCACTGCCTGTAAAAGACAAACTAAAAACAGATGTTAGATCCAATCAACCTAAAGATGCCCAAGAAGGAATTCAACAG GCTTATGAGAGCCTTAGTGATGGCTTGGGAAAATCTGCTGCTGTGTTAGTTCAGAGTCCCTTAAAAAAATTTCAGCGAGGTTCAGGGGCTGGACCTGCTTTGGCTGCTGCTGTTCGAGCTGTTCCTGCTGCTGCTATAGCCCCCGCTTCAGCTTGTGCAAGTGCTGTACACTGTGCTCTTCTTGGATTCAGAAATAG CCTAGATCCAGAACGTAAAAAGGAGTCCATGGAGAAATATTGTCCAGCACAACCCTGGGAAGAAGACTGA